A single genomic interval of Nonomuraea rubra harbors:
- a CDS encoding DUF3145 domain-containing protein, producing the protein MSARGVLYVHSAQPALCPHIEWAVAGVLGVPVDLTWTPQPAAPNVVRAQAEWEGRPGIAAAIASSLMGWQRLRFEITEDASPGVDGSRHAYTPTLGAFTAVIGVAGDIMIPEDRLRAAMMMAAQGRCVLEEELDKMLGKPWDEELEPFRYAGDGAPVRWLHAAV; encoded by the coding sequence GTGTCTGCTCGTGGCGTCCTTTACGTCCACTCGGCTCAGCCCGCGCTGTGCCCTCACATCGAATGGGCAGTCGCGGGTGTCCTTGGCGTGCCCGTAGATCTGACGTGGACTCCGCAGCCCGCCGCGCCCAACGTCGTGCGCGCACAGGCGGAGTGGGAGGGCCGGCCGGGCATCGCGGCGGCCATCGCCTCCTCCCTCATGGGCTGGCAGCGCCTCAGGTTCGAGATCACCGAGGACGCCTCGCCGGGCGTGGACGGTTCCCGGCATGCCTACACGCCGACGCTGGGCGCCTTCACGGCGGTCATCGGCGTCGCCGGCGACATCATGATCCCCGAGGACCGGCTGCGCGCCGCGATGATGATGGCCGCCCAGGGGCGGTGCGTGCTTGAGGAAGAGCTGGACAAGATGCTCGGCAAGCCGTGGGACGAGGAGCTGGAGCCGTTCAGGTACGCCGGCGACGGCGCGCCGGTGCGGTGGCTGCACGCGGCCGTCTAG
- a CDS encoding CHAT domain-containing protein codes for MSATADGQGPSDDLHPLVRAAEAALMRALVDPDQALRAGRLITEAARRGHCPEAEVMGLRTMALASRELGDLEKAELHLREALAVRGAPAARTAQVRLSLVTVRTERGHPLQALRVAALAWAYLCPLDRAKLDTQRAVALAHLGRHQEAIASCDRALLALVTAPGSIDDRRFLAGGLLNRGLIHAYRGDWDAAMRDLTACLQISQYAGLWHLARLAAANLPFLAVRRGDVAGAFRHYRDAEETLFGFPERLAAMRADFAGALLAAQMPGEAGTMLRMAVPDLEASAAHVALAEARLKLAQVELLTGDPHRARQVAEQAAAELAAQDRTSWLPLAREVVLRSRLALEPVTPELVAELIACADELEDGFTHAAGAAALRLAAAEAALAVDDHPTASAQLARLTRHAERRERWMPAGTRLTSLASEPQARQLAQASQIPVPVRQHALALQAALQEDVTGAFRAVRDGLAEVSGQVEAFEDPSLRAHAARAGERLAAYGLELAVRDGCPKQVFEWAERWRAVAAPAHACALVDPDRIRAELGRGALIEYVADKDTLLAVLLSEDRVLLRRLGSLRQVMDAIVRLRYALRRLSRRHDVEAAAAELERLVLRPMAAELSDRPLVVVPVGALHTVPWGALPSLRERPVSVAAGAAAWLRARTARGSRPGGRPQVVAAAGPSLSHAQAEVAHVLACHPGGRQVPGRVGPVLEALATADILHLAAHGTFHARSPLVSGITLEDGQLMAYDLLDVSRSAGLVVLSACNAGMSRAPVEGAPLGLPGTFLAKGAACVVAGMVPVGDEMARAVMSTFHELLAAGQPPDAALACAAAKTDEPGFVCFGAGNEPYC; via the coding sequence ATGAGTGCGACAGCCGACGGGCAGGGCCCGTCCGACGACCTCCACCCGCTCGTCAGAGCGGCCGAGGCCGCCTTGATGCGTGCCCTGGTCGACCCCGACCAGGCCCTGCGCGCGGGCCGCCTGATCACCGAGGCCGCGCGCCGCGGCCACTGCCCGGAGGCCGAGGTCATGGGGCTGCGGACGATGGCGCTGGCCTCCCGCGAGCTGGGCGACCTGGAGAAGGCCGAGCTGCACCTGCGCGAGGCCCTCGCCGTCCGCGGGGCGCCCGCCGCGCGCACCGCCCAGGTGCGGCTCTCCCTCGTCACGGTGCGCACCGAACGCGGCCATCCGCTCCAGGCCCTGCGCGTGGCCGCCCTGGCCTGGGCCTACCTGTGCCCGCTCGACCGGGCCAAGCTCGACACCCAGCGCGCGGTCGCCCTGGCCCACCTCGGCCGCCACCAGGAGGCCATCGCCTCCTGCGACCGCGCCCTGCTGGCCCTGGTGACCGCGCCGGGCAGCATCGACGACCGCCGGTTCCTGGCCGGCGGCCTGCTCAACCGCGGGCTCATCCACGCCTACCGCGGCGACTGGGACGCCGCCATGCGCGACCTCACCGCGTGCCTGCAGATCTCCCAGTACGCCGGGCTGTGGCACCTGGCCCGCCTGGCCGCCGCCAACCTGCCCTTCCTCGCGGTCCGCCGCGGGGACGTCGCCGGAGCGTTCCGCCACTACCGCGACGCCGAGGAGACCCTGTTCGGCTTCCCGGAACGGCTGGCCGCGATGCGGGCCGACTTCGCCGGTGCCCTGCTGGCGGCGCAGATGCCGGGCGAGGCGGGGACCATGCTGCGGATGGCCGTACCGGACCTGGAGGCGTCGGCCGCGCACGTCGCGCTGGCGGAGGCGCGGCTGAAGCTGGCCCAGGTGGAGCTGCTGACCGGGGACCCGCACCGGGCCAGGCAGGTCGCCGAGCAGGCGGCGGCCGAGCTGGCCGCGCAGGACAGGACGTCGTGGCTTCCGCTGGCCAGGGAGGTCGTCCTGCGCTCCCGGCTGGCGCTCGAACCCGTCACGCCCGAGCTGGTCGCGGAGCTGATCGCGTGCGCCGACGAGCTGGAGGACGGGTTCACGCACGCGGCGGGAGCGGCGGCGCTGCGGCTGGCGGCGGCCGAGGCGGCCCTGGCCGTGGACGACCACCCGACCGCCTCCGCCCAGCTCGCCAGGCTCACCCGGCACGCCGAGCGGCGCGAGCGGTGGATGCCCGCCGGCACCCGGCTGACCTCGCTGGCCTCCGAGCCGCAGGCCAGGCAGCTCGCGCAGGCGTCGCAGATCCCGGTGCCGGTGCGCCAGCACGCGCTCGCCCTGCAGGCGGCGCTGCAGGAGGACGTCACGGGCGCCTTCCGCGCTGTCCGCGACGGGCTGGCGGAGGTGAGCGGGCAGGTGGAGGCGTTCGAGGACCCGTCGCTGCGCGCCCACGCGGCCAGGGCCGGCGAACGGCTGGCGGCCTATGGGCTGGAGCTGGCGGTGCGCGACGGGTGCCCGAAGCAGGTGTTCGAGTGGGCGGAGCGGTGGCGGGCCGTGGCGGCCCCCGCGCACGCGTGCGCGCTGGTGGACCCCGACCGCATCCGCGCCGAGCTGGGTCGAGGAGCGCTGATCGAGTACGTGGCCGACAAGGACACGCTGCTGGCCGTGCTGCTGAGCGAGGACCGGGTGCTGCTGCGGCGCCTGGGCAGCCTCCGCCAGGTCATGGACGCCATCGTGCGCCTGCGGTACGCGCTGCGCCGCCTCAGCAGGCGGCACGACGTCGAGGCCGCCGCCGCGGAGCTCGAACGGCTGGTGCTGCGGCCCATGGCCGCCGAGCTGTCCGACCGGCCGCTGGTCGTGGTGCCGGTGGGGGCGCTGCACACGGTGCCGTGGGGCGCGCTGCCGTCCCTGCGCGAGCGGCCGGTCAGCGTCGCGGCCGGCGCCGCCGCCTGGCTGCGGGCCCGCACCGCCCGCGGCTCACGCCCCGGCGGCCGGCCCCAGGTGGTGGCGGCGGCCGGGCCCTCACTGTCGCACGCGCAGGCCGAGGTGGCGCACGTGCTCGCCTGCCATCCCGGCGGGCGGCAGGTGCCCGGCCGCGTCGGGCCGGTGCTGGAGGCGCTCGCCACGGCCGACATCCTGCACCTGGCCGCACACGGGACGTTCCACGCGCGCAGCCCGCTGGTGTCCGGGATCACGCTGGAGGACGGCCAGCTCATGGCCTACGACCTGCTGGACGTCTCCCGCTCGGCCGGGCTGGTGGTGCTGTCGGCGTGCAACGCCGGGATGTCGCGCGCGCCGGTGGAGGGGGCGCCGCTGGGGTTGCCGGGGACGTTCCTGGCCAAGGGGGCGGCTTGTGTGGTGGCGGGGATGGTGCCGGTGGGGGATGAGATGGCGCGGGCGGTGATGAGCACGTTCCACGAACTGCTGGCTGCCGGTCAGCCGCCCGACGCGGCGCTGGCTTGCGCAGCGGCCAAAACCGACGAACCCGGCTTCGTCTGCTTCGGCGCCGGCAACGAGCCGTACTGCTGA
- a CDS encoding DUF5998 family protein, with amino-acid sequence MRETRVSAAGLREAIERSGYYPDLVTDAVESALGKEAVTAFVVHHEATFDPAMEVRRHVTVLVLSATRLLVCHTDEHPAVEGVSASHASTTTEAVRLSRVQSVAVTRVVPDPASYVPGVPPTEVTLTIGWGAISHVDLEPATCGDENCEADHGYTGAITADDLSLRVSEAADGPEAVTHVLAFAKALSEATARATA; translated from the coding sequence ATGAGGGAAACCCGAGTCTCAGCCGCGGGCCTGCGTGAAGCGATCGAGCGCAGCGGCTACTACCCCGACCTCGTCACCGATGCGGTCGAATCCGCGCTGGGCAAGGAGGCCGTGACCGCGTTCGTGGTCCACCACGAGGCGACCTTCGATCCCGCGATGGAGGTTCGCCGTCACGTCACCGTCCTGGTGCTGTCGGCGACGAGGCTGCTGGTCTGCCACACCGACGAGCACCCGGCCGTGGAGGGTGTCTCGGCGTCCCACGCCTCCACCACCACCGAGGCGGTCCGGCTGAGCCGCGTCCAGTCGGTGGCCGTCACCCGCGTCGTGCCCGACCCCGCCTCGTACGTCCCAGGCGTCCCTCCCACGGAGGTGACGCTCACGATCGGCTGGGGCGCCATCTCGCACGTGGACCTGGAGCCGGCGACGTGCGGCGACGAGAACTGCGAGGCCGACCACGGCTACACGGGCGCCATCACGGCCGACGACCTGTCGCTGAGAGTCAGCGAGGCCGCCGACGGCCCGGAGGCGGTCACCCACGTCCTCGCCTTCGCCAAGGCCCTTTCGGAAGCCACCGCCCGCGCCACCGCCTGA
- a CDS encoding alkaline phosphatase family protein — protein sequence MLVPGYGSGSLADVPRSLLAALGLREPNALALHPVDRVCLFVVDGLGAELLRAHPEAAPFLSAMSGRTLTAGFPATTVTSLCTLGTGLTPGEHGMVGLMLAVPGTGHLFNCLRWTLPDGLTMDPDVWQPAATVYQRAAEAGVEPVYVAPAEFEGTGLTRAVYRGVRYVPADSVDDRVARVHETLRERRPAYVTVYYGDLDAAGHMVGWGSDEWLRQLGIVDDMAQRLAEGLPPGSALYVTADHGMVNATEKLDAESVPELTEGVALLGGEARARHVYARPGAAKQVLEAWRETLSGKAWVVSRQEAVESGWFGPHVRDAWLERIGDVVAVPHADLAITAPSTHRIEALFTGYHGSLTAAEQYVPLLEVQS from the coding sequence ATGCTGGTGCCGGGATACGGCAGTGGGTCGCTGGCGGATGTGCCGCGGTCGCTGCTGGCCGCCCTGGGTCTGCGCGAGCCCAACGCGCTGGCCCTCCACCCCGTCGACCGCGTCTGCCTGTTCGTGGTGGACGGCCTGGGCGCCGAGTTGCTGCGCGCCCACCCCGAGGCCGCACCCTTCCTATCGGCCATGAGTGGCAGGACTCTCACCGCCGGTTTTCCCGCCACCACCGTCACGAGCCTGTGCACGCTGGGCACGGGCCTGACGCCGGGCGAGCACGGCATGGTCGGGCTGATGCTGGCCGTGCCGGGCACCGGCCACCTGTTCAACTGCCTGCGCTGGACGCTCCCCGACGGCCTGACCATGGACCCCGACGTGTGGCAGCCCGCCGCGACCGTCTACCAGCGCGCCGCCGAGGCCGGGGTCGAGCCCGTCTACGTGGCGCCCGCCGAGTTCGAGGGCACCGGCCTGACCAGGGCCGTCTACCGCGGCGTGCGTTACGTGCCCGCCGACTCCGTCGACGACCGGGTGGCCCGCGTCCACGAGACGCTGCGCGAGCGGCGCCCCGCGTACGTGACCGTCTACTACGGCGACCTCGACGCGGCCGGTCACATGGTCGGCTGGGGCAGCGACGAGTGGCTGCGCCAGCTCGGCATCGTCGACGACATGGCGCAGCGGCTGGCCGAAGGGCTGCCGCCCGGCTCCGCCCTGTACGTCACCGCCGACCACGGCATGGTCAACGCCACCGAGAAGCTCGACGCGGAGAGCGTCCCCGAGCTGACCGAAGGGGTGGCGCTGCTCGGCGGCGAGGCCAGGGCCAGGCACGTGTACGCCCGCCCGGGAGCCGCCAAGCAGGTGCTGGAGGCGTGGCGCGAGACCCTGAGCGGCAAGGCGTGGGTGGTGTCGAGGCAGGAGGCGGTGGAGTCGGGCTGGTTCGGCCCCCACGTCAGGGACGCGTGGCTCGAACGCATCGGCGACGTCGTGGCCGTCCCGCACGCCGACCTGGCCATCACCGCCCCGTCGACGCACCGCATCGAGGCGCTCTTCACCGGTTACCACGGCTCGCTCACGGCGGCCGAGCAGTACGTCCCGCTTCTGGAGGTTCAGTCGTGA
- a CDS encoding bifunctional GNAT family N-acetyltransferase/acetate--CoA ligase family protein has translation MGCGFTVETVEAQYPAHWEADVVLADGGTAHVRPIRPADADRLRSFYSRLSDESIYFRFFGPRPRLSDREVERFTNVDYVSRVALIATIGAEMVAVIRYDRTGPGEAEVAFLVEDAHQGRGVASVLLEHLAATARERGIERFIADVLPANMRMTGLLRQAGYTAQSQFEDGVVRMTLDLTPTDTSTEVTIAREHRAESRSIARLLTPGSVAVIGASREPGGVGQTVLRNLLAADFTGPVYPVHREVRAVAGVRAYPSVSEIDGDVDLAVVAVPAEGVLDVVKECAEKGVHGLVVVSSGFGETGDQGRARQDELARIARSYGLRVVGPNCLGIANTDPAVKLNATLAATVPGRGRVGFFSQSGALGTALLQRVAQRGMGISSFVSAGNRADVSGNDLLQYWEEDDSTEVILLYLESLGNPRKFTRLARRIARSKPVVVVKSGGTPSGHSAEELGLPDSAISSLFEQAGLIRVDDLIQLFDVGQLLAYQPLPAGPRVALVTNSDALGLLAAHACRAVGLEPRTPVNLGPAAGAADYGPALAGELASPDVDAAVVIYMPPIPGHTEEVAGELLKVSKDSGKPVLATFRGHLGMHPALRVPGPSAPSRGSIPSYAAPEEAVRALAHVVRYATWRAQPATPPQELDDIDTARARTLVNETLSGTDAAHAETPSVSVPDPKAAQGGSTHGESTQLRSTQTGSTQAGFAQAGFAQAGPPVEIDATELLSCYGLTVWPAEVVRSADEAVAAAERLGWPVVVKVADPGASRRAGTVRLGLTGPEMVRHAYTEFAELFGEGVELAVQRMAPQPAVPTVVGVIEDPAFGPVVSFGLGEVTARLLQDQGFRLAPLTREDASALVRTVRAAPLLFGEYGYPPVAVDALEELLVRVGRLAHDLPEVSRLDLDQVLVGESDVMILGARAILRTPAGPRLDVGPRRLS, from the coding sequence ATGGGATGCGGGTTTACAGTCGAGACTGTGGAGGCACAATATCCTGCTCACTGGGAGGCCGATGTCGTCCTGGCCGACGGCGGCACCGCGCACGTCCGCCCGATCAGGCCCGCCGACGCCGACCGCCTCCGTTCCTTCTACTCGCGGCTGTCCGACGAGTCGATCTATTTCCGGTTCTTCGGGCCGCGTCCCCGGCTCTCCGACCGCGAGGTCGAGCGGTTCACGAACGTCGACTACGTCAGCCGCGTCGCGCTGATCGCCACCATCGGCGCCGAGATGGTCGCCGTGATCCGCTACGACCGCACCGGCCCCGGCGAGGCCGAGGTCGCCTTCCTCGTCGAGGACGCGCACCAGGGCAGGGGCGTGGCCTCCGTCCTGCTGGAGCACCTGGCGGCCACGGCGCGCGAGCGCGGCATCGAACGGTTCATCGCCGACGTGCTGCCCGCCAACATGCGCATGACCGGGCTGCTGCGGCAGGCCGGCTACACGGCCCAGAGCCAGTTCGAGGACGGCGTCGTCCGCATGACGCTCGACCTCACCCCCACCGACACCTCAACCGAGGTGACGATCGCCCGCGAGCACCGCGCCGAGTCCCGTTCGATCGCCAGGCTCCTCACCCCCGGCTCCGTCGCGGTCATCGGCGCCTCCCGCGAGCCGGGCGGCGTGGGCCAGACCGTGCTGCGCAACCTCCTGGCCGCCGACTTCACCGGCCCCGTCTACCCCGTGCACCGCGAGGTGCGGGCGGTGGCGGGCGTGCGGGCGTACCCGAGCGTGAGCGAGATCGACGGAGACGTCGATCTCGCCGTGGTCGCCGTGCCGGCCGAGGGCGTGCTCGACGTCGTCAAGGAGTGTGCGGAGAAGGGCGTGCACGGCCTGGTCGTGGTCTCCTCCGGCTTCGGCGAGACGGGCGACCAGGGCAGGGCCAGGCAGGACGAGCTGGCCCGCATCGCCCGCTCCTACGGCCTGCGCGTCGTGGGCCCCAACTGCCTCGGCATCGCCAACACCGACCCGGCCGTCAAGCTGAACGCCACCCTGGCCGCCACCGTGCCCGGCAGAGGAAGGGTGGGCTTCTTCAGCCAGTCGGGCGCGCTCGGCACCGCGCTGCTGCAGCGGGTGGCGCAGCGCGGCATGGGCATCTCGTCGTTCGTCTCCGCGGGCAACAGGGCCGACGTCTCGGGCAACGACCTGCTGCAGTACTGGGAGGAGGACGACTCCACCGAGGTCATCCTGCTCTACCTGGAGTCGCTCGGAAACCCGCGCAAGTTCACCCGGCTGGCCAGGCGCATCGCGCGCAGCAAGCCCGTCGTGGTGGTCAAGAGCGGCGGCACCCCCTCCGGGCACTCGGCCGAGGAGCTGGGCCTGCCCGACTCGGCGATCAGCTCCCTGTTCGAGCAGGCGGGCCTGATCAGGGTCGACGACCTCATCCAGCTCTTCGACGTGGGGCAGCTCCTCGCCTACCAGCCGCTGCCCGCCGGACCGAGAGTCGCGCTCGTCACCAACTCCGACGCCCTCGGCCTGCTGGCCGCCCACGCCTGCCGCGCCGTCGGCCTCGAACCGCGCACCCCCGTCAACCTCGGCCCCGCCGCCGGCGCCGCCGACTACGGCCCCGCCCTCGCCGGCGAGCTGGCCTCCCCCGACGTGGACGCGGCCGTCGTCATCTACATGCCGCCCATCCCCGGACACACCGAGGAGGTCGCCGGCGAGCTGCTGAAGGTGTCGAAGGACTCGGGCAAGCCGGTGCTGGCGACGTTCCGCGGGCATCTGGGCATGCACCCGGCCCTGCGCGTGCCCGGCCCGTCGGCGCCGTCGCGCGGCTCCATCCCGTCGTACGCGGCCCCGGAGGAGGCCGTGCGGGCCCTGGCTCACGTGGTCCGGTACGCCACGTGGCGGGCCCAGCCTGCTACACCGCCACAGGAACTCGACGACATCGACACGGCACGCGCCAGAACGCTCGTGAACGAGACGCTGTCCGGCACCGACGCCGCGCACGCCGAGACGCCGTCCGTCAGCGTGCCCGACCCCAAGGCCGCGCAGGGCGGATCCACGCACGGCGAATCCACGCAGCTCAGATCCACACAGACCGGATCTACGCAGGCTGGGTTTGCGCAGGCTGGGTTTGCGCAGGCCGGGCCGCCGGTGGAGATCGACGCCACCGAGTTGCTGTCCTGCTACGGCCTGACCGTCTGGCCCGCCGAGGTCGTGCGCTCAGCCGACGAGGCAGTGGCCGCCGCCGAACGCCTCGGCTGGCCGGTGGTGGTCAAGGTGGCCGACCCGGGCGCCTCCCGCCGCGCCGGCACCGTACGGCTGGGGCTGACGGGCCCCGAGATGGTGCGGCACGCGTACACCGAGTTCGCCGAGCTGTTCGGCGAGGGGGTGGAGCTGGCCGTCCAGCGGATGGCGCCGCAGCCCGCCGTGCCCACGGTGGTCGGCGTCATCGAGGACCCCGCGTTCGGGCCGGTGGTGTCGTTCGGGCTGGGCGAGGTGACCGCGCGCCTCCTCCAGGACCAGGGCTTCCGCCTGGCGCCCCTGACCCGCGAGGACGCCTCCGCCCTCGTACGGACCGTACGCGCCGCGCCCCTGCTGTTCGGCGAGTACGGCTACCCGCCCGTGGCGGTGGACGCCCTGGAGGAGCTCCTCGTACGGGTCGGGCGGCTGGCCCACGACCTGCCGGAGGTGTCCCGGCTCGACCTGGACCAGGTGCTCGTGGGCGAGTCCGACGTCATGATCCTCGGCGCCCGCGCCATCCTCCGCACCCCGGCGGGCCCCCGCCTCGACGTCGGCCCCCGCAGACTGTCCTGA
- a CDS encoding sulfurtransferase, whose translation MTSPLITPAELAALDGPTVLDVRWRLGGPPGLDFYREGHIEGAVYCDLDTDLAAPPSGGGRHPLPEAEAFQSAMRRLGVSDGRPVVVYDDAGATIAARAWWTLRYFGHQDVRVLDGGLPAWIEAGLPTTKEVPRPAEGDFTARPGGMPALTADEAAALAGQGVLLDARAGERYRGEVEPIDPAAGHVPGAVSAPTTENVGPDGRFLTADALRARFAGLGVREGVPTGAYCGSGVTAAHEVLALELAGLPAALYVGSWSDWVSTPTRPIATGL comes from the coding sequence GTGACCAGCCCGTTGATCACCCCTGCCGAGCTGGCCGCCCTCGACGGCCCCACCGTGCTCGACGTGCGCTGGCGGCTCGGCGGCCCGCCCGGGCTGGACTTCTACCGCGAAGGCCACATCGAGGGCGCCGTCTACTGTGACCTCGACACCGACCTCGCGGCCCCGCCCAGCGGCGGCGGACGCCACCCGCTGCCGGAGGCGGAGGCGTTCCAGAGCGCCATGCGGCGGCTGGGCGTCTCCGACGGGCGGCCCGTGGTCGTCTACGACGACGCCGGCGCCACCATCGCCGCCAGGGCCTGGTGGACACTGCGCTACTTCGGCCACCAGGACGTGCGCGTTCTCGACGGCGGCCTGCCCGCCTGGATCGAGGCGGGCCTGCCGACCACGAAGGAGGTCCCGCGGCCCGCGGAGGGCGACTTCACCGCGCGGCCGGGCGGGATGCCCGCGCTGACGGCCGACGAGGCGGCGGCGCTGGCCGGGCAGGGGGTGCTGCTCGACGCCCGGGCGGGGGAGCGCTACCGGGGCGAGGTGGAGCCGATCGATCCGGCGGCCGGGCACGTCCCCGGCGCGGTCAGCGCACCCACGACCGAGAACGTCGGCCCCGACGGCCGCTTCCTCACCGCCGACGCCCTCCGCGCCCGGTTCGCCGGCCTGGGCGTGCGCGAAGGCGTGCCGACCGGCGCATACTGCGGCTCCGGGGTGACGGCCGCACACGAGGTGCTGGCCCTGGAACTGGCCGGCCTCCCCGCCGCCCTCTACGTGGGCTCCTGGTCCGACTGGGTCTCCACCCCCACCCGCCCGATCGCCACCGGACTTTGA
- a CDS encoding S8 family peptidase has product MELQSAGEAFIRPGQVLTDRSALAAVSRWTQAVSEADGVCVVHLAPGVDPCELTAELREQGLRASPNHVLRGQPLFFGGPASRPFPAPQVPHKPGRARSDVVVGLLDTGVAKHPWWSGSDWYARVGPEDADAAEGSQAGHGTFIAGLLTRRAPGVRLRVHRVLDGDGLTDEASVVRTLYRMRERPPQVINLSFGGHTFDDRPPPLLSDAIGALDDTVTVACAGNTGSDRPFWPAALPCVVGVAAVDATQQRRAPYSGYGTWVDACARGDWLTSSYLGTGEYAGYAAWSGTSFATALVSGAIADAARHEPAKKWIRSLLDSEETPQIPDLGVLFPASL; this is encoded by the coding sequence ATGGAACTGCAATCTGCCGGCGAGGCGTTCATCCGGCCAGGTCAGGTGCTGACCGACCGGAGCGCGCTCGCCGCCGTGTCACGCTGGACCCAGGCGGTCTCGGAGGCCGACGGCGTCTGCGTCGTGCACCTGGCACCCGGCGTCGACCCCTGCGAGCTCACCGCCGAGCTCCGCGAGCAGGGCCTGCGGGCCTCGCCCAACCACGTGCTGCGCGGCCAGCCCCTGTTCTTCGGCGGCCCCGCGTCCAGGCCCTTCCCCGCCCCGCAGGTTCCCCACAAGCCGGGCCGGGCCAGGTCCGACGTGGTGGTGGGGCTGCTCGACACCGGCGTCGCCAAGCACCCCTGGTGGTCGGGCAGCGACTGGTACGCCCGGGTCGGCCCGGAGGACGCCGACGCCGCCGAGGGCTCGCAGGCGGGTCACGGCACGTTCATCGCGGGCCTGCTGACACGGCGGGCGCCCGGCGTGCGGCTGCGCGTGCACCGGGTGCTCGACGGTGACGGCCTCACCGACGAGGCCTCCGTCGTACGGACCCTCTACCGCATGCGCGAGCGGCCCCCGCAGGTGATCAACCTGTCCTTCGGCGGCCACACCTTCGACGACCGGCCGCCGCCCCTGCTGTCGGACGCCATCGGGGCGCTGGACGACACCGTGACGGTGGCCTGCGCCGGCAACACCGGCTCCGACCGGCCGTTCTGGCCCGCCGCGCTGCCCTGCGTGGTCGGGGTGGCGGCGGTGGACGCCACCCAGCAGCGCAGGGCCCCCTACTCCGGGTACGGCACCTGGGTCGACGCATGTGCCCGCGGCGACTGGCTGACCAGCAGCTATCTCGGCACCGGCGAGTACGCCGGCTACGCGGCGTGGAGCGGCACGTCCTTCGCCACGGCGCTGGTCTCCGGCGCCATCGCCGACGCGGCCAGGCACGAGCCGGCCAAGAAGTGGATCAGGAGCCTCCTTGACTCCGAGGAGACCCCGCAAATTCCCGATCTGGGGGTTCTCTTCCCGGCGAGTCTGTAG
- a CDS encoding carbohydrate kinase family protein, which yields MTRVVVVGDLMTDAVARARYALARASDTPAIVTMHGGGSGANISSWLAVEGAEVAFIGRRGADITGRNRDMELMGYGVDARLVMDPERPTGTCVVLVTHKGERTMLSDPGANAALSPEDLPRDLFTQGAHLHLSGYTLINEGSRDAGLAALDMARRSGMSISVDCASSAPLERTGAEPFLEWTNGAKLLFANVDQAKVLTGRDDAEAAAKVLTAWFPQVVIKMNAEGALWFSNGRPDPVRVAADPVDKIVDGTGAGDAFCAGFLPPWLEGKPPAEALSSGCRLAAKAIMHLGARPPF from the coding sequence ATGACGCGGGTCGTCGTGGTGGGCGATCTCATGACCGACGCGGTCGCTCGCGCCCGTTATGCGCTCGCCCGGGCGAGCGACACCCCGGCGATCGTGACCATGCACGGCGGTGGCTCAGGGGCGAACATCTCCTCCTGGCTGGCCGTCGAGGGTGCCGAGGTGGCCTTCATCGGCCGCAGGGGCGCCGACATCACGGGGCGCAACCGCGACATGGAGCTGATGGGCTACGGCGTCGACGCCCGGCTCGTCATGGACCCCGAGCGGCCGACCGGCACCTGCGTGGTGCTGGTCACCCACAAGGGCGAGCGCACGATGCTCTCCGACCCCGGCGCGAACGCCGCGCTGTCCCCCGAGGACCTGCCGCGCGACCTGTTCACCCAGGGCGCGCACCTGCACCTGTCGGGCTACACGCTGATCAACGAGGGCTCGCGCGACGCCGGGCTCGCGGCGCTCGACATGGCCAGGCGCTCCGGGATGTCGATCTCGGTCGACTGCGCCTCGTCCGCGCCGCTGGAGCGCACGGGCGCCGAGCCGTTCCTCGAGTGGACCAACGGCGCCAAGCTGCTGTTCGCGAACGTGGACCAGGCGAAGGTGCTGACCGGCCGCGACGACGCCGAGGCCGCCGCCAAGGTGCTGACCGCGTGGTTCCCGCAGGTCGTGATCAAGATGAACGCCGAGGGCGCGCTCTGGTTCAGCAACGGCCGCCCCGATCCGGTGCGTGTGGCCGCCGACCCGGTCGACAAGATCGTCGACGGTACGGGGGCGGGGGACGCGTTCTGCGCCGGGTTCCTGCCTCCCTGGCTGGAGGGCAAGCCGCCGGCCGAGGCGCTGTCGTCCGGGTGCCGGCTGGCGGCCAAGGCGATCATGCACCTGGGTGCGCGGCCGCCGTTCTAG
- a CDS encoding RNA polymerase sigma factor, whose product MRDPAELLAAADDGDRTAWDELESRFGPRMWAVARACGLSPADAADAVQGTWLRLLQNLRSIRDPAAVGGWLMTTVRREALLLRRHDLPVISSTEAVSELDPAAVVLEADDRHLLWKTVSTLNEPCRTLLQLVANDLGNQQVASRMGMPTGSVGPTKARCLEKLRTLISLQETAQ is encoded by the coding sequence ATGCGCGATCCGGCGGAGCTGCTCGCAGCCGCCGACGACGGCGATCGGACGGCCTGGGACGAGCTCGAATCCAGGTTCGGGCCGCGGATGTGGGCCGTGGCCCGCGCGTGCGGCCTGAGCCCGGCCGACGCGGCCGACGCGGTCCAGGGCACCTGGCTGCGCCTGCTGCAGAACCTCCGGAGCATCAGGGACCCGGCGGCGGTGGGGGGCTGGCTCATGACGACCGTGCGCCGCGAGGCCCTCCTGCTCCGGCGGCACGACCTGCCGGTGATCTCCTCCACGGAGGCGGTCAGCGAGCTCGACCCCGCGGCCGTCGTCCTGGAGGCCGACGACCGGCACCTGCTCTGGAAGACGGTCTCCACCCTCAACGAGCCCTGCCGCACGCTGCTCCAGCTGGTCGCCAACGATCTCGGCAACCAGCAGGTGGCCTCGCGGATGGGGATGCCCACCGGCAGCGTCGGCCCGACCAAGGCGCGCTGCCTGGAGAAACTGCGCACTCTGATCTCGCTACAGGAGACAGCGCAATGA